Proteins encoded in a region of the Vicia villosa cultivar HV-30 ecotype Madison, WI linkage group LG5, Vvil1.0, whole genome shotgun sequence genome:
- the LOC131606479 gene encoding RING-H2 finger protein ATL33-like, translating to MEHATPATHPPPLTAAQIAILTTPPPPFPPHTVDLSPLEFLLALIAIVTIPALIYTCIFAFGFPFCRRRTHQNANELSVSSDDTTKVDAAASIFDLKYSTDAHLKEIGGECPVCLSVFTDGEKLRQLSCCKHYFHADCIDLWLRNRVTCPICRATVAGKRRCSSAAAEAPARNYDMMQGLPDASGLV from the coding sequence ATGGAACACGCAACTCCGGCCACACATCCACCGCCACTAACCGCCGCACAAATCGCCATCCTCACAACCCCACCACCGCCTTTCCCTCCTCACACCGTCGATCTCTCCCCTCTCGAGTTCCTCCTCGCCCTCATCGCCATCGTCACCATCCCCGCCTTGATCTACACCTGTATCTTCGCCTTCGGGTTTCCGTTTTGTCGCCGGCGAACACACCAAAACGCTAACGAACTCTCTGTTTCTTCCGACGACACCACCAAAGTTGACGCTGCAGCTTCCATCTTCGATCTAAAGTACAGTACGGACGCTCATCTGAAGGAGATCGGCGGCGAGTGTCCGGTTTGCTTGTCGGTGTTTACCGACGGTGAGAAACTCCGGCAGCTGAGTTGTTGTAAGCACTATTTTCATGCGGATTGTATTGATTTGTGGCTTAGAAATCGAGTTACTTGTCCGATTTGTCGAGCTACCGTTGCCGGTAAACGGCGGTGTTCATCGGCGGCGGCGGAGGCTCCGGCGAGAAATTATGATATGATGCAGGGTCTTCCGGATGCTTCCGGTTTAGTGTAA